The genomic interval caaggtaaTAACTCCAACATTAGACCTTAAGCAACAAGGTACTAACTCCAACATTCAAAAGTTGAGCAATATCTCCCAAGAGGccatgaataataaatatttgcttCCTTTGAAATCCACACCTGAgaaagaagtaaagaaaaaaaatcagaatagAATTTTGAATCATATAAATAACACCATTCAAATCATTCATTctcacaaataaaacaataaatggaCTACAAAATAAAGAGTCTTCTATCAATAAGAGTGATGccatcttttattttgggaaagAAAAATTACCTCATAGCTTATCATTCTTCTATCAATCAAATAACATTTGATAGCTTGGTCCACTTCCATCGTTATTAACATCAACAACctgaaatataaattaaaaaaaatttgtataagTTTCACTTAAGTTATGAACTTTTTGATGCGAagaattttgataaatacaacATTTAGAGATTTACCTCTTCGTCTACATCTATATCATCAATCATTGTGTAACATTGGGAGCGAGTCGTGGAAATGGAATCTAAAGcatcaattattaattaagtcaattattataaattgtaatttgaaaACTAAAgttgattataaaaatatataatagatatatgtatataatatatttaagtaTATTCTATTATTATACCTTTTGTAGTAgccaaaattcaattttgtgcACACATTAATGCTTCAACTGTGGCAGGATGCAATATGCTACGATGTGGGCTTATGAATCTCCCACTTGTACTAAAAGCTGACTATGAAGTTACTGTTGTACTGGAATTGCCAAAATATCTCTCGCAATTAATTGCAATGTAGATTATTTAAGGGCCAACTTCCACCAAGTTAGGATatccaaatcaaaatttataaataaaaaattcaaataatacactaagaaaattattttaaaacacaaaacaaaaataccaCTAATTACTGCGAGGAGGAAGTTGAATCTTTCGattttgcatgttttgaaaacattgcaaTATTATGTCTTCATCAATTTTAGCAAACATTTCTCGCTCAATATAACAAACCATCATATTGTTCAACCATTCATCGCCTATTTTGTTTCGTAAATCtgttttgatgatattcattgTTGAGAATGCTCTTTCAACTGTTGTTGTTGCCACCGGTAAGATCAATGCCAATTCGATAAGACGATAAACCAATGGAAAAGTCAAATGTTTATCAAATTGAACCATTTTCATAGCAAGTCTTGCTAGATCATGACAATTTGAAAAATCAGAATTTCTTCTCACATCATGAATATGTATGCGAAGTTGCTCTTTCAAGATAAGATGATCGGATGTGGAGAAATCATCATAGTAAATTTGAGCAAGTCGAACAAGCATACCATGATCAAATCTGGAAAAAGAGTTTCTTGGATCAAGGCAAGCAATACATCTTAATAATTTTGTAGAAGTTTCACTAAATCGGTTATTCATCTCAGTAGTAAGTAAATCAATCACGACAATAAAGATCTCAACATGATAATGATGGTAATAAGTAACCAATTGCCCTCCACGTCTCGAACGACCTCGAACTAGTACTATCTTCCATATTCGGCACTGAAACTGACATTGCAACACAGAAGCTCTTAACTTCTTCTAAAAATTTACCCCATCCATTTTCTCTCAAATCTTGTATAAGTTCTTTCACAGTTACAATCAACCCCATTGCATTAACAATGTTTTGATCTTTCTGCTGCAAGGCATTTGACAAGTCATTAGTTAATCCCAATACTTTGATCATCAGAtgcaagataaatataaattcaaaactctCCATCCTTTGTATCAAACCCGATGTTATGCCTTTTTTTTCTGCAACATTCCCATCATTACACACATTCTCTAACACCTCTAATACTGACTCCCACATAGTAAATAGCCGGATTAAAGTTGTATAATGTGAGCCCCACCGATTATCACCAGGTCTTGCAAGATTAGTCTCTTGATGTTTGCCCCTTCCTGAAAAGATTTCACCTTTCTCCAATTTCTCCACAATCTTATCATGGTGTTTCTGAAGCAACACATCTCTCCTTTTTCAAGAAGCCCCCACAATGTTCACAATCATAGTGACATAGTTGAATAAATCACTAATAGCCAAAATGCCTTTAGCAACAGAAACAACAACCAACTGCAATTGGTGGGCAAAGCAATGAACATAAAAAGCAaatggattttcattcaaaattaatgtcTTCAACCCATTAAATTGCCCTTTCATATTAGAGGCTCCATCATACCCCTGCCCTCTCAATCTAGAAATAGATAGACCACAACGGGTAAACAATCCATCCAAAGCTGTCTTTAATGAAGAGACTGAAGTATCGGCAACATGTTCAACAGcaagaaatctttcaattacTTGGCCTTGCTTGTTTACAAACCTCACAATCACAGCCATTTGCTCTTTTATTGATTTGTCACGAGACTCATCAAGAAGTATAGAGAAATGACTATCTCCAATCTCATCAATAATGGCACGTGTGGTCTCTTCTGCACAAGCCCTTACTAACTCTTTCTGTATTTGTGGAgaagtcatttgattatttccaGGAGCATTTTCATTAATCACACGACCAACACTTTCAACTTCTGTCCCATACCAATTCAGCATCTCTAGAAAGTTACCCCTATTTGTGGAACTAGAAGATTCATCATGCCCACGAAAAGTAAGACCTTGCAACATAAGAAATCTAACAACACGTAAAACAGCAGTGACACGAGCTCTATATGCAATCTCCATCTCTCTGTTATGAGAAGAGAATATGTGCGACACGCTTTGCCTCTGATTTTTGAAATCCTCACAATGTCGCCTTGCATTGTTGTGGTTGCTATTAACTCCACCAACATGCTCAGTGAAAACTTCCATGGCCTTCTTCCAATTGCAAAACCCTGTCTTTGTGAAGGCATCAATCCCAAGTTTATCTCCCCTTGACTgcttaaaaagataacaatagaaacaataagCTGCATCTTTCTCCACACTATATTCCAACCAATCAAATTTCTGAAACCACACTTCTTTAAAGCTTCTCAAATCTTTTCCTTGTTGTTTTCTAGGAAAATTGTGACCAACTGGTTGACATGGACCCATCAACAAATACTCTCTCCTTACTTGATCTCTTATTCCTGTGTCATATTCTTCAATTGGTTTTCGAAGCCCTGGGTCAGCGATAATATCACTTGGATCAAACTCAACACGgcttttcttttgtgcaatAGTACTTGCATTAGACGTTGAACTCGTTCTTGCTTCAATACTTTTTggtatagatttaaaaaacctctccatatctatgaaattgatcaaattaaatatataaatgaattgcactaaatcataaattcataaattgttCAATCAAATATGTGTAACAATAAATTGGATAGTTTCTATTAATCATATTTAACTAGGTTTACACCTTAactcataatatttaaaataaaattatagtataaatttaaatttggagAACAATAAGTTAGaatccaataaataaaataaaaacataattacaatatatcattataaaataatttttttatccattatAACTTATACTagttatataaatgtatataatattttaaattaaaaaaatcttatttaataGAATTATGATGAGTGGGATAGTTAAAATTCAataaggacaaaaaaaaaattacattttatcattatggttataaattatagttaaataattataaatagtattttaaattaaaaaattattttgaagaaatatgATAAGTTTAGTTATAcgtttaaatttcttatttaaaataaaaagtataaatttaaatcttttgaGAAACAATAAGTTAGAATTCAATAAATAAGATAAGAGCATAattacaatttattattatcttagtTATAACTCATActagtatataaatataaataatattttaaattaaaaaaacttatttaatagAATTATGATGAGCTTGTATGAATTTGATGATTATGTGAAGTGGATATAACaacatatgttatttaaattaatgattatattttaaataaattttctcaatttatttcgataattctaaaaaattgatttgtattattttttaaatttaagaatgaaattttattttaaa from Dioscorea cayenensis subsp. rotundata cultivar TDr96_F1 chromosome 7, TDr96_F1_v2_PseudoChromosome.rev07_lg8_w22 25.fasta, whole genome shotgun sequence carries:
- the LOC120265224 gene encoding uncharacterized protein LOC120265224; translation: MESFEFIFILHLMIKVLGLTNDLSNALQQKDQNIVNAMGLIVTVKELIQDLRENGWGKFLEEVKSFCVAMSVSVPNMEDSTSSRSFETWRAIDSISTTRSQCYTMIDDIDVDEEVVDVNNDGSGPSYQMLFD
- the LOC120265225 gene encoding zinc finger MYM-type protein 1-like, yielding MERFFKSIPKSIEARTSSTSNASTIAQKKSRVEFDPSDIIADPGLRKPIEEYDTGIRDQVRREYLLMGPCQPVGHNFPRKQQGKDLRSFKEVWFQKFDWLEYSVEKDAAYCFYCYLFKQSRGDKLGIDAFTKTGFCNWKKAMEVFTEHVGGVNSNHNNARRHCEDFKNQRQSVSHIFSSHNREMEIAYRARVTAVLRVVRFLMLQGLTFRGHDESSSSTNRGNFLEMLNWYGTEVESVGRVINENAPGNNQMTSPQIQKELVRACAEETTRAIIDEIGDSHFSILLDESRDKSIKEQMAVIVRFVNKQGQVIERFLAVEHVADTSVSSLKTALDGLFTRCGLSISRLRGQGYDGASNMKGQFNGLKTLILNENPFAFYVHCFAHQLQLVVVSVAKGILAISDLFNYVTMIVNIVGAS